The Rouxiella sp. WC2420 region GCAAAAGCGATGAGAATTTCCTTGGGAAAATCAGGCCTGCTGAAGTTCAGTATGGGTTTGATTGCGCTAACCGTGGCAGCCAGCGTTCAGGCAAAAACGTTAGTTTATTGTTCTGAAGGCTCGCCAGAAGGCTTTAACCCGCAGCTTTTCACTTCGGGTACGACTTACGACGCTAGCTCCGTACCAATTTATAACCGTTTGGTTGAATTCAAAACCGGGACAACCGAAATCGTTCCTGGTCTGGCCGAGAAGTGGGACGTCAGTGCCGATGGTAAAACTTATACTTTCCATCTTCGTTCCGGCGTGAAGTGGCAGTCGAGCAAAGATTTCAAACCAACGCGTGATTTCAACGCTGACGACGTACTGTTTTCGTTCAACCGTCAAAAAGATGCCTCTAACCCTTACCACAAGGTATCGGGCGGCAACTACGAATACTTCGACGGTATGGGCATGGGCGATCTGATCAGTAAAATCGTTAAAGTTGACGATCACACTGTCCAGTTCGTGTTGAACCATCCTGAATCACCATTCCTGGCCGATATGGCGATGGATTTCGCGTCGATCATGTCATCTGAATATGCCGATGATGAAATGAAAGCCGGTACGCCAGAAAAAATCGACCTGAACCCAATCGGTACCGGTCCGTTCCAGATGATGCAGTACCAGAAAGACTCACGCATTCTGTACACCGCATTCAAAGGCTATTGGGGCGTGAAGCCTAAACTGGATCGCCTGATCTTCTCCATCACGCCTGACGCCTCAATCCGTTACGCTAAATTGCAGAAAAATGAGTGCCAGGTCATGGCCTATCCAAACCCTGCAGATTTGGCGGCAATGAGAAAAGACACCTCAATCAACCTGATGTCAGAACCAGGTCTGAACGTGGGTTATCTGTCGTTTAATACCCAGAAAAAACCGTTGGATGACGTGAAAGTTCGTCAGGCGCTGACCATGGCCGTGAACAAGAAAGCAATTATCGAAGCTGTTTATCAGGGCGCTGGCCAGGCGGCTAAAAACCTGATCCCACCAACAATGTGGGGCTATAACAACGACGTTAAAGATTATCCGTATGACCCGGCGAAAGCGAAAGAACTGCTGAAAGAAGCGGGCCTGCCAAACGGTTTTACTACCGACCTGTGGGCGATGCCGGTTCAGCGTCCTTATAACCCGAACGCGCGTCGTATGGCTGAGATGATTCAGGCTGACTGGGCGAAAATCGGTGTGAAAGCCAATATTGTTACCTACGAGTGGGGCGAATACCTCAAGCGTGCTAAAAACGGCGAACACCAGACTGTGATGATGGGCTGGACCGGCGACAATGGGGACCCGGATAACTTCTTCGCTACTCTGTTCAGCTGCCAGGCTGCCAAAGATGGTTCCAACTACTCAAGATGGTGTTACAAGCCGTTTGAAGACGTGATTCAGCCAGCCCGTGCTGAATCTGATCACGACAAACGTATTGCGCTCTACAAACAGGCTCAGGTGATCATGCATGACCAGGCTCCGGCTCTGATCATTGCCAACTCCACCGTTTACGAGCCAGTGCGTAAAGATGTGATCGGCTATGTAGTCGATCCACTTGGCAAGCACCACTTTGAAAATGTCGATATTAAGTAATTGATGTAGAAATGAATCAGGTCGTTGTTCGTTAAAGCAATGTGAGCTAACAATAAGCCCGGAGAGCTACGGTTCCCCGGGCATTTTATACAGAGAGTACGGGATATGCTGCAGTTCATACTCCGACGTTTGGGGTTAGTGATCCCAACGTTTATCGGCATTACTTTGCTGACCTTTGCCTTCGTGCACCTGATCCCCGGCGACCCCGTAACGATTATGGCCGGTGAACGCGGTGTTTCTCCTGAGCGCCACGCTCAGCTAATGGCAGAAATGGGGCTCGACAAGCCTCTTTATCAACAATATTTCCATTATGTGGACGGTGTGCTGCACGGTGATCTGGGCATGTCGTTGAGCAGTCATACGCCGGTATGGCACGAATTCATTCCACGCTTTGAGGCGACACTGGAACTGGGGATCTGCGCGATGATTTTCGCGGTGATTGTCGGTATCCCGGTGGGCGTGCTGGCGGCGGTAAAACGAGGATCGGTATTTGACCATACGGCGGTAGGGATTTCCCTGACCGGCTATTCGATGCCGATTTTCTGGTGGGGGATCATGCTGGTCATGCTGGTCTCGGTTCACTGGAATATCACGCCCGTTTCCGGGCGAATAAGCGATACCGTCTTCCTGGATGACAGTAAACCGCTGACCGGTTTTGCGCTGATAGATACCCTGATCTGGGGCGAGCCGGGCGACTTCAAAGATGCGGTGATGCACATGATCCTGCCGGCGATTGTGCTCGGCACCATCCCCTTGGCGGTGATTGTGCGTATGACGCGTTCTTCGATGCTTGAAGTTCTCGGCGAGGACTACATCCGCACTGCCCGCGCCAAAGGTGTGAGTCGCATGCGAGTTATCGTGGTGCACGCCCTGCGTAACGCCATGCTGCCGGTGGTCACAGTGATTGGTTTGCAGGTCGGTACGCTGCTTGGCGGCGCGATCCTGACTGAAACCATCTTCTCCTGGCCGGGCGTCGGACGCTGGCTGATAGAGGCTTTGCAGCGCCGCGACTATCCGGTAGTGCAGGGCGGTGTATTGCTGGTCGCCACGCTAATTATCCTGGTTAACCTGTTGGTGGACGTGCTGTACGGCATTGTTAACCCGCGTATTCGTCACAAGAAATAAGAGGCGCACAATGACTCAAGTTACTGAACCTGTCGCCGGAGAACTGGTTACGGGCGCACCGACGCCCATGCCGCCAATGCGTGAGTTTTGGCACTACTTCAAGCGAAACAAAGGGGCCGTTACCGGTCTGGTTTACATCATCATCATGCTGGTATTGGCTATCGGCGCAAATGTGCTGGCTCCTCATGGCCCGGCTGAACAGTTCCGCGATGCGCTGCTGAAACCGCCGGTCTGGATGGATGGCGGCAGCTGGAAATTCCTGTTGGGCACCGATGACGTTGGCCGCGATATCCTGACTCGCCTGATGTACGGCGCGCGTCTTTCGCTGCTGGTCGGCTGTCTGGTGGTGGTTCTTTCACTGATTTTTGGCGTGATCTTTGGCCTGTTCGCGGGTTATTACGGCGGCGTGGTCGATGCAATCATCATGCGCGTAGTCGATATCATGCTGGCACTGCCGAGCCTGCTGCTGGCTCTGGTGCTGGTGGCAATTTTTGGCCCTTCGATTGTCAATGCGTCGCTGGCGCTGACCTTTGTCGCCTTGCCGCACTATGTTCGTTTAACTCGCGCTGCGGTGCTGGTTGAGGTCAATCGCGATTACGTGACTGCCTCCCGCGTGGCCGGGGCGAGTGCAACGCGTCAGATGTTTGTGAACATTTTGCCCAATTGTCTGGCTCCGCTGATCGTGCAGGCCTCACTCGGCTTCTCCAACGCCATCCTCGACATGGCGGCTCTCGGCTTCCTGGGCATGGGCGCACAGCCGCCAACGCCCGAGTGGGGCACAATGCTTTCCGATGTGTTGCAGTTCGCGCAAAGCGCCTGGTGGGTCGTGACCTTCCCTGGCGTGGTCATTCTGCTGACGGTATTGGCATTTAACCTGATGGGAGATGGCTTGCGTGATGCCCTCGACCCGAAACTCAAGCAGTAAGGGGCGAGAGATGGAAGCGACAATAATTCAAGATGTACCAGTGGGCAAAACGCTGCTCACCGTAAATAAGCTGTCGGTACACTTTGGCGATCAGGGCACACCTTTTCGCGCCGTGGACCGCATCAGTTATACCGTCAAACAGGGGGAAGTGGTCGGTATCGTGGGCGAATCTGGCTCAGGTAAGTCCGTCAGCTCGCTGGCATTGATGGGCTTAATCGATTTCCCCGGCAAGGTGATGGCCGATACCCTGGAGTTTGGTGGTCAAAATTTACAGGGCATCAGCGAGAAGCAGCGTCGGCAAATCGTCGGCTCTGAAGTGGCGATGATTTTTCAGGACCCGATGACCAGCCTAAATCCTTGCTACACCGTGGGTTTCCAGATCATGGAAGCTATCAAGGTGCATCAGGGCGGCAACAAAAAGACGCGTCGTCAGCGCACTATCGATCTGCTTAATCTGGTCGGTATTCCTGACCCGGCGTCACGTCTCGATGTTTATCCGCACCAACTTTCCGGTGGGATGAGCCAGCGCGTGATGATAGCTATGGCGATTGCCTGTCGGCCCAAACTGTTGATTGCCGATGAGCCAACCACCGCTCTCGATGTCACTATTCAGGCGCAAATTATCGAGCTGTTGCTGGAACTGCAACAGAAAGAAAATATGGCGCTGATGCTGATCACCCATGATTTAGCGCTGGTCGCCGAAGCGGCGCATCACATTATCGTCATGTACGCCGGGCAAGTGGTAGAGACCGGTCCTGCAGCCGAGATTTTCCGCGCGCCTCGTCATCCTTATACCCAGGCGCTGCTACGTTCGCTGCCGGAGTTTTCCACCGACAAGGCGCGCTTGCAGTCTCTGCCAGGCGTGGTGCCGGGCAAATATGACCGTCCAAATGGCTGTTTGTTGAACCCGCGCTGCCCTTACGCCAACGATCGCTGCCGTAAAGAGGAGCCTGCTTTGCAAGGCGAACCGGGCCGCCAGTCCAAATGTCATTATCCGCTGGATGATGCCGGGAGACCAACCTATGAGTCTTAATCACACCACCGGAAAGCAGCCGCTGCTGAAGGCTATCGATCTGAAAAAACACTATGCGGTGAAAGGCGGGATGTTTAAGCCTGAACGCACAGTAAAGGCTCTGGACGGCGTCTCTTTCGAACTTGAACGCGGCAAGACTCTGGCCGTAGTGGGAGAATCAGGCTGTGGTAAATCCACGCTGGGCCGGCTATTGACCATGATTGAAGTGCCGACCCACGGCGAACTTTATTATCAGGGGCAGGACCTGCTCAAGCCAGACGTCACCGCTGAAAAGCTGCGTCGCCAGAAAATCCAGATCGTGTTCCAGAACCCTTACGGTTCATTGAATCCGCGTAAGAAAGTCGGGCAGATTCTGGAAGAGCCGCTGCTGATTAATACCAAATTGAGCAGTGCTGAACGCCGCGAAAAAGCTCTGGCTATGATGGCAAAAGTAGGTCTGAAAACTGAGCATTACGACCGTTATCCGCACATGTTTTCTGGTGGACAGCGTCAACGTATTGCTATCGCTCGTGGCCTGATGCTGGACCCGGACGTCGTGATCGCCGATGAACCCGTGTCGGCGCTGGACGTTTCCGTTCGTGCGCAGGTATTAAACTTGATGATGGACCTACAGCAGGATCTCGGGCTGTCGTACGTATTTATTTCGCACGATCTTTCAGTGGTTGAGCACATCGCCGATGAAGTGATGGTGATGTATCTCGGGCGTTGCGTGGAAAAGGGCTCGAAAGAGGCGGTATTCAGTAATCCGCGTCATCCTTATACTCAGGCTCTGCTATCGGCAACGCCGCGACTGAATCCTGACGACCGCCGTGAGCGCATCAAGCTTACTGGCGAATTGCCAAGCCCACTGAATCCGCCGGCCGGCTGCGCGTTTAACGCCCGCTGTCGTCGTGCTTTCAGCACTTGTACGCAGGTTCAGCCACAGTTGAAGCAGTACGGTGATCAGCTGGTGGCCTGCTTTGCCGTCGATCAGGACGAGCAGGAAAATACCGCTACTCACGGATAATTCAGACAGTTCCCTCTCGCCGGTCGGGTCTCTGACCGGCGAACTTCTCGTCAGACTCCTCGATTAATCTTTGTATTTATTGGAAATACTCCACCTATACTGCTGCGCATTTTCGCAAAACAGCGTTACTGCACCAGTGCCTGCTAGCTGCTATCATGCTTTTCGTGAGCTTTTGGGGATAATCAGTGGAGAAATATGTTGCGGGTAAGGCGTTCATTAACGATTAAACAGATGGCAGCAGTGTCCGGCGTGGCTCTGGTGACAATCTGCTTTTTTATCGCCATCCAGCTGTTTCACTTTGTTGAACAGCGGAGGGAGGACTACGGCCAACAGCTGGAAAATATTGCCCATTCTGTTGTCAGGCCGTTAGCTCAGTCGGTGGTTGATGCCAATTTCCAGGAAACCCAGCACATTCTCAATACGCTACGACCGGTTGGGATCCTCAATCGTGCCAATGTCGTGCTGCCAAGTCAGATTTCCACGCTGAGCACCCATTTCCCCGAAGGGCGTTCAGTACCGGAATGGGTGATGAAAAGCTTTGATCTGCCTATCAAAGTCACCGTTCCGCTTTATTCTCCGGCGGCGACTTCCGAAACGGCAAAACCGCTGGCTTATCTGGTTTTGCAGGCCGACCCTTATCGTATGTTCCAGTTTTTTGTCAGTACGCTTTCCACCATGGTGACGACGTATTTACTGCTGGCATTGATCCTGTCAATTGCGATTAGCTGGTGTATTAACCGTTTGATTATTCACCCTTTACGCGCTATTGCTCGTGAACTGGAAGCCCTACCTGAAAGCAGCGTGCATTATCATCAGCTCGCCGAACGACCTCGCCACAATGACGACGAGCTGGGCCTGCTAATCCGCAGTTATAATCGCAATCAGCAGCTGCTGGATAAAGCCCTTAAAGCTTTGCAGGAAAAGCACGATCGCACTGATTCTGCCACTGCACCCGCTGAACCTTCAGAATCAGAGCAGTAATGTTCTGATCATACTGTCCGAATTGAGAATCCTATAAAAGCTGAAGTTGCTGAACTCAGGCCAGAGGCGGATGTTTATTGTTCAATAACGTTAATTCTGGACAATAAAATGTAATTTCAGCCGCCAAAACAGCGGGGAATTTTGCAACAAAATTTCTCCTCGTTGAAACACAAATTCATAACCCCTCAAACACCCCGCAAAGCCGCTTGATTACTGGCTTCAATTAATATTAATATTTATTTAATTTTTTAGCTGAATCCTTTCAGTTCACCTTTTCTAACAACAATGATTGCCAAACGAAACAATTTATTTCCATCCTGTTATGTCGGTGTTATTTTCCGGCTGTCGCTATGCGCTCGACTGCTGTATATGTATGGCGATGTACCCTCCGTCTTTCGGGACGTTTCGTTCCAGCGTCTTGAAATCTTTGGGGATACTTTCACTACAGGATGGCCGTATAAATGAAAACAACAATATTTAAGAGTCTTTATTTCCAGGTGTTGACTGCGATAGCCCTCGGGGTATTGCTGGGGCACTTTTATCCAGAGCTGGGGGCGCAGATGAAGCCGTTGGGTGATGGCTTTGTCAAACTGATCAAAATGATTATTGCTCCGGTAATCTTCTGTACTGTGGTTACCGGTATTGCAGGGATGGAAAGCATGAAAGCGGTCGGCCGTACTGGTGCGATTGCTTTACTTTATTTTGAAATCGTTAGCACTATCTCGCTGATACTCGGGTTGATTATCGTCAACGTCGTGCAGCCTGGTGCCGGAATGAATGTTGACCCGGCGGCGCTTGATGCCAAAGCGGTGGCCGTTTATGCCGAACAGGCGCAGAGCCAGGGGATTATTCCATTCCTGTTAGATATTATTCCTAACAGTGTGATTGGCGCGTTTGCCAGCGGGAATATCCTGCAAGTTCTGCTGTTCGCGATTCTGTTTGGTTTTGCCCTGCACCGCCTGGGCGACAAAGGCCAACTGATGTTTAACTTCATCGACAGCTTCTCGAAGGTGATTTTTGGCGTCATCAACATGATCATGCGCCTTGCTCCTATCGGTGCATTCGGGGCCATGGCCTTTACCATCGGTAAATACGGCGTTGGGTCGCTGGTACAGCTAGGTCAGCTGATCCTCTGCTTCTACCTGACTTGCGTGCTTTTTGTCGTGGTGGTTCTCGGCCTGATCGCGCGATTTACCGGTTTCAATATCTTCAAGTTTGTTAACTACATCAAAGAAGAATTGCTGATCGTACTGGGTACTTCTTCATCAGAATCGGCACTGCCGCGCATGCTCGACAAGATGGAGAAACTGGGTTGCAAGAAATCGGTGGTGGGGCTGGTTATTCCTACCGGCTACTCGTTTAACCTCGATGGAACGTCTATCTATCTGACCATGGCGGCGGTGTTTATTGCGCAGGCAACCAACACGCATCTGGATATCTGGCATCAGATTACCCTGCTGGTGGTGCTGCTGTTGTCCTCAAAAGGGGCGGCTGGCGTGACGGGCAGCGGATTTATCGTGCTGGCGGCAACGCTTTCTGCGGTTGGGCATCTGCCAGTTGCCGGTTTGGCACTGATTCTCGGTATTGACCGCTTTATGTCGGAAGCGCGTGCGTTGACTAACCTGGTCGGCAACGGTGTGGCGACTATCGTAGTAGCGAAATGGTGTGACCAGCTTGATGAAAAACAGCTGAATGACACCCTTTCTGGTAAAACGGCGCTGCCTGTCGACAAGGCTGCCTAATTATTCCCCGTATTTCAGTTATTTAAGATGGCCATTTTTATTAAAATGGCCTCTTTTGAAGCTAATTTCTCTTTTAATCCACCGCTTGCTTGATGTAAGCGATGGATTATCTTCATAATATACCTATAAACACTCTCCATCCCGAATCTCGAAAACGGCCAGGCCGTTATGAAAGCCAGCCCTGAGGGCATTTTTTTCATTGTTGCCCGCGACATATGCGAAGTTATGCTGTCTAACACAGTGCTGCACTCGCCGTTTTCGTTTATTGCATTCGAGCTTGCCGCCTGTGAATAGGGTAAGAGCAAGATTTGATTATTGAAAATTGGATTTACCCCCGTAGTTTGCATCACCTTGGATGCCTATACGAGGGGTAGAGTTATTATGTAGGGGTTAACATGCAGGGCACCAGAATTCGCTTACTCCTTGGTGGGTTGTTGTTGGCTTCGGCTTACAGCAACGTGCAGGCCGAAGCATTACAACCCGATCCGGCCTGGCAACAGGGTAAACTGGATAACGGCTTTAACTGGCAATTGCTTACTACGCCGCAGCGTCCCAACGATCGCATCGAACTGAGATTAGTCGTTCGTACCGGATCGCTGGCAGAAAATCCGCAGCAGCAAGGCTTCGCGCACTTTTTACCGCGCCTGGCATTAATCCGCAGTGAAGGTTTTACCACTGCTCAGCTCCAGTCTTTTTGGCAACAGGCGATTGATAATCAACGCCCGATGTCACCCGCAGTCACGTCCTACGACTTTACCTCCTACAACTTGAGTTTGCCGAACGGCCGCCCTGATTTGATTAAGTCGGCGTTGCACTGGTTGGTTGATACCGGCGGCAAAATGGTGGTCACTCCAGATTCTCTGCATGCCGCCTGGCAGGCTCCACAGGACCCGATCGATTCAGTGCCGTCTGACTCTGGCGATGGCTGGTGGCGTTACCGTATTGGCGGCTCGACGCTGGTTGGACACAGCCCGGAACTGTTGCCAGCCAAAACTGTGAAAGCGGCCGATCTCGGCAAGTTCTACCACCAGTGGTACACCCCAGACGTGATGACACTCTACGTCGTGGGTAACGTAGATAGCCGCGCCATGGCCGAGCAGATAAAAAGTGCCTTCGCGTCGTTAAAAGGCAGTCGCCAAATACCACAAACGATGCCAACTTTGTCTGATGTTGCGCCAAAAGTGATGTCGACGTTTGATCCCTCATTAACTCAGGACCGGCTTTCACTGATGTGGAGCATGCCGTGGCAACCTATCCAAGATTCACCAGCGCTAAATGCTTACTGGCGCAGCGATCTGGCGCGTGAGGCGCTGTTCCTGCACTTGCAGCAGGCGCTGAAAACTCCAGCTGACAGCAAAGAATCCAAAGACGGTGGCTCGATTCAACCCGCGCTTGGCTTTGATTGCCGTGTGCAATACCAGCATGCGCAATGCGCAGTTCGTATGGAGGCGCCTAAGGAGGCGATTCAGCCAGCGTTAAAACGCCTGGCTGGCGAATTGGTTAAAGTCCGCGATAACGGCCTGTCACAGGCTGAGTTTGACGCGCTGGTTGCTCAGAAGAAAGACCAGCTCGGTCAGCTATTCGCCATCTATGCGCGTACCGATACCGGTGTATTAATGAGCCAGCGCCTGCGTTCACAGCAAAATGGCGTGGTAGATATCGCCCCGGAGCAGTATCAAAAACTGCGCCAGGCATTTTTGTCGACCCTTACGCTGCCTGATTTTAATCAGGAGCTGAAACAGCAGCTGTCGCATGACCCTTCAATGATGCTGGTACAGCCTAAAGGCGAAGCTGAGCTGAGTGTGAAAACGCTTCAGGATACCTATGACTCGATCGTAGTACCTACGGCAGCGACACCAGCGGATGCTCCACCGAGTACCGATGCCTCCCAGGCTTCAACTTCGGCGGGTTCAGGCAGTTCGACTACGGTTCAGTAAGCGAAAGTTTGGCGCGTAAAGTCTTGAAGGCGTTTTATATAGATGCCTTGTGTCTGATTTCAGCGCCCTATAACAGGCAGCCATCACTTTTTAAAAGCGTGGGTTGCCTGTTTTCGTTTATTAAAGGGTTAGCTATTTAAATCACAGAGCTATTTAGAAGGCATAGCGGCTAGCGGGATAATTGCCCCGCGATACTGAATAACAGTGCTGGCGGTAAGATGCCCGCACTGTGCCGATTCAACGGCATTTGCACCAGTCAGCCTCTTGGCCAGATACCCCGCACTGAAAGAATCTCCCGCCGCAGTGGTGTCGATTACCTTGTCTTTCTCCAGCAAAACAGCCGGGATCTCAAACTCTTCAGCTTCGCTATCCGAAACTATGCAGCTTTCTGCCCCGCGTTTTATCACAATTTCGCTCACTCCAATGGCATGGGTCCGAGCTATCACCTTCTCAAAGGGCTGTTTACCCCATAGCAGGTCTTCATCGTCGAGGGTCAGGAACGCGATGTCAGTATAGGAAAGCATATCCATGTAGGCCCTCTGGGCCTGTTCTTTACTTTCCCAAAGGCGTGGCCGGTAATTGTTATCAAAAATTACCTTACCGCCGCGTCCGCGACACTTGTTGAGCAATGCCATGAGCCGAGCACGATTATCGTCGCTCAGGATAGCCAGGCTTATCCCGCTGAGGTAAAGATAATCAAAATCTGCCAGCTTCTCGCACAGCGCTTCGGAGTCCGGGCCATTGAGCCAGTAACGTGCAGCGGCATCATTGCGCCAGTAATAGAAGGTTCTCTCGCCGGCAGGATCGGTTTCAATTACGTACAGTCCCGGTAATTTATTCTCCAGACGCTGCACAAGATCTGTTTCAACCCCTTCTTTCTGCCAGGCGGCCAGCATCTCATTGCTAAAACTGTCAGTGCCGAGTGCCGTAACGTAATGCACCTTCAGCTCCTCGTCATTAACCTGACGAGCAATATAAACCGCAGTATTAAGCGTATCGCCACCAAAACCTCGGTTTAATGAATCGCCTTTTTGTGAGAGCTCGATCATGCATTCGCCGATTACGGCAATATTTTTTATAGTCATTATGCGCGCCTGTCAGTCATTCAGTAGGGTTTAAATAAGATACGTTCTAGTCTCTTCGTAGGTGAAGTTTCAGTCAATAGAAATAAAACAACGTTTTAGTATTTTCCAAGACGTCTCGAAGTTCTTGAATTCATTTGTGGGCTTTTGCTCACAGAAATGCTCCTCTGACCGCGTCGCCGTGCACCGACCCACATTCTCAACTATCTTTAATTAAACTTTTCAAATAATTGTCTGACAGGAACGCACCTATGACACGCACAGGAAAAGCGCTGAGTTGGACGGCTGGAATACTGGTCATTCTGGTAGTCGCTATCATTATTTTTATAGCGCTATTCGACTGGAACCGCCTGAAACCCATGATTAACCAGAAAGTATCGACTGAACTGAACCGACCCTTCGCCATTAAGGGTGATTTAGGCGTTGATTGGTCGCGTCAAAAAGATGAAGGCGGGTGGCGCGCCTGGGTGCCATGGCCGCATCTCCATGCCGAAGATATTGTATTGGGTAACCCGGAAGATGTTCCCGGCGATAAACCCATGGTGCATTTACAGCGCGTTGACGCCAGTCTGTCTCCCTTGGCGCTGCTCGATAAAGAAGTTTTAATCCCTCGTATCTGGTTGAAACAACCCGACGCGTCGCTTATCCGCCTTGCCGATGGCAAAAATAACTGGACCTTTAATCTCGCCAATAGCGACAGCAAAGATACTAATCAGCCGCCTTCCGCCTGGTCGTTCAAAATGAATGACATTGTGTTCGACCGTGGGCAAATCGATTTCAAGGACGCGACTCTTAAAGCCGATTTTCGTGCGGTAATTGATCCGTTGGGCAAGCCATTGCCCTATGTTGAGGTGACCGGCAAACAAACCGATAAAAACAGCAAAGACAAGGGCAAACCTTATACTCCGGACTATGTGTTTGGCTGGAAGGTTGATGGTAAATACAAAGGGGAGCCACTGTCGGGCGACGGCAAGATTGGCGGCATGCTGGCCTTGCAGGACCCGGATGCGCGTTTCCCACTCCAGGCCGATGTACGCTCGGGTAAAACTCGTGTAGTGGTCGCCGGAACGTTAACCGATCCGCTAAATTTAGGGGCGCTAGATTTACGGCTGAAATTCTCCGGGCAAACGCTGTCCGATCTTTATGGCCTGACTGGCGTGCTGTTACCGCAGACTCCGCCGTATGAAACTGACGGGCACCTTATCGCTGAGTTACACGATAAAAACGGTGCTAAATTCCAATATCAGGGCTTTAACGGCGAGATTGGCGACAGCGATATCCATGGTTCCCTGACCTACACCGCCAGCAAGCCGCGTCCTAGTTTGAACGGCGAGCTGTCTTCCAACCAGCTGCGCTTTGCCGATCTCGCGCCGCTTATCGGTGCCGATTCCAATACGGATAAAGCCAAACGTGGTGAAACGACCCGTCAGCCTTCCGACAAAGTCCTGCCGGTTGAGAAATTTGATACCAAGAGTTGGCGTGTGATGGATGCCGATGTGAAATTCAGCGCCAAGCGCATCGAGCACGGCAAGTCTCTGCCGCTAAGCGATTTGAATACCCATCTCAAATTAAATGACGGCGACCTGCTGCTAGATCCGCTGCGCTTCGGATTTGCTGGCGGCAGTCTGAATTCTACTGTCAGACTCGAGGGTGATAAATCGCCGATGCAGGGCCGAGTTGATATGCACGCCCGTGGTTTGCAGCTAAAAGAGTTGGTGCCTAATGTGCAATCGATGAAGAAAAGCCTGGGTCAGCTTAACGGCGATGCCAAGCTTTCCGGCACCGGTAACTCAGTAGCGGCACTGCTCGGAACCAGTAACGGTGAGATGAAACTGTTGATTAACGACGGCGTTATCAGCCGTGGTTTGATGGAGATTGCGGGCCTGAATGTCGGTAACTACGTGGTTGCCAAACTATTTGGCGATGATGAAGTCGCGATCAACTGTGCAGCAGCCGACGTGAATATCAAGAGCGGTCTGGCGCGGCCAAGCCTGCTGGTATTCGATACAGAAAATGCCGTAATCAATATCAGCGGCACCACAAACTTTGCCAATGAGCGTCTGGATTTGTCGATTGACCCAGAAAGCAAAGGCCTGCGAGTGCTGACTCTACGTTCTCCGCTCTACGTGCGCGGGACCTTTAAAAG contains the following coding sequences:
- the dppA gene encoding dipeptide ABC transporter periplasmic-binding protein DppA — its product is MRISLGKSGLLKFSMGLIALTVAASVQAKTLVYCSEGSPEGFNPQLFTSGTTYDASSVPIYNRLVEFKTGTTEIVPGLAEKWDVSADGKTYTFHLRSGVKWQSSKDFKPTRDFNADDVLFSFNRQKDASNPYHKVSGGNYEYFDGMGMGDLISKIVKVDDHTVQFVLNHPESPFLADMAMDFASIMSSEYADDEMKAGTPEKIDLNPIGTGPFQMMQYQKDSRILYTAFKGYWGVKPKLDRLIFSITPDASIRYAKLQKNECQVMAYPNPADLAAMRKDTSINLMSEPGLNVGYLSFNTQKKPLDDVKVRQALTMAVNKKAIIEAVYQGAGQAAKNLIPPTMWGYNNDVKDYPYDPAKAKELLKEAGLPNGFTTDLWAMPVQRPYNPNARRMAEMIQADWAKIGVKANIVTYEWGEYLKRAKNGEHQTVMMGWTGDNGDPDNFFATLFSCQAAKDGSNYSRWCYKPFEDVIQPARAESDHDKRIALYKQAQVIMHDQAPALIIANSTVYEPVRKDVIGYVVDPLGKHHFENVDIK
- the dppB gene encoding dipeptide ABC transporter permease DppB, with amino-acid sequence MLQFILRRLGLVIPTFIGITLLTFAFVHLIPGDPVTIMAGERGVSPERHAQLMAEMGLDKPLYQQYFHYVDGVLHGDLGMSLSSHTPVWHEFIPRFEATLELGICAMIFAVIVGIPVGVLAAVKRGSVFDHTAVGISLTGYSMPIFWWGIMLVMLVSVHWNITPVSGRISDTVFLDDSKPLTGFALIDTLIWGEPGDFKDAVMHMILPAIVLGTIPLAVIVRMTRSSMLEVLGEDYIRTARAKGVSRMRVIVVHALRNAMLPVVTVIGLQVGTLLGGAILTETIFSWPGVGRWLIEALQRRDYPVVQGGVLLVATLIILVNLLVDVLYGIVNPRIRHKK
- the dppC gene encoding dipeptide ABC transporter permease DppC, whose product is MTQVTEPVAGELVTGAPTPMPPMREFWHYFKRNKGAVTGLVYIIIMLVLAIGANVLAPHGPAEQFRDALLKPPVWMDGGSWKFLLGTDDVGRDILTRLMYGARLSLLVGCLVVVLSLIFGVIFGLFAGYYGGVVDAIIMRVVDIMLALPSLLLALVLVAIFGPSIVNASLALTFVALPHYVRLTRAAVLVEVNRDYVTASRVAGASATRQMFVNILPNCLAPLIVQASLGFSNAILDMAALGFLGMGAQPPTPEWGTMLSDVLQFAQSAWWVVTFPGVVILLTVLAFNLMGDGLRDALDPKLKQ
- the dppD gene encoding dipeptide ABC transporter ATP-binding protein, whose protein sequence is MEATIIQDVPVGKTLLTVNKLSVHFGDQGTPFRAVDRISYTVKQGEVVGIVGESGSGKSVSSLALMGLIDFPGKVMADTLEFGGQNLQGISEKQRRQIVGSEVAMIFQDPMTSLNPCYTVGFQIMEAIKVHQGGNKKTRRQRTIDLLNLVGIPDPASRLDVYPHQLSGGMSQRVMIAMAIACRPKLLIADEPTTALDVTIQAQIIELLLELQQKENMALMLITHDLALVAEAAHHIIVMYAGQVVETGPAAEIFRAPRHPYTQALLRSLPEFSTDKARLQSLPGVVPGKYDRPNGCLLNPRCPYANDRCRKEEPALQGEPGRQSKCHYPLDDAGRPTYES
- the dppF gene encoding dipeptide ABC transporter ATP-binding subunit DppF, which codes for MSLNHTTGKQPLLKAIDLKKHYAVKGGMFKPERTVKALDGVSFELERGKTLAVVGESGCGKSTLGRLLTMIEVPTHGELYYQGQDLLKPDVTAEKLRRQKIQIVFQNPYGSLNPRKKVGQILEEPLLINTKLSSAERREKALAMMAKVGLKTEHYDRYPHMFSGGQRQRIAIARGLMLDPDVVIADEPVSALDVSVRAQVLNLMMDLQQDLGLSYVFISHDLSVVEHIADEVMVMYLGRCVEKGSKEAVFSNPRHPYTQALLSATPRLNPDDRRERIKLTGELPSPLNPPAGCAFNARCRRAFSTCTQVQPQLKQYGDQLVACFAVDQDEQENTATHG